From Rudanella lutea DSM 19387, a single genomic window includes:
- a CDS encoding 4-hydroxy-3-methylbut-2-enyl diphosphate reductase → MKSFNIPDYYRSTIITPLKEFRRKRDKLKRDFTPTLLDFGPVRFYLARHFGFCYGVENAVEIAYKAIDENPGRRIFLLSEMIHNPDVNADLLSRGVQFLMSTSGDQLIPFSELTPADVVIIPAFGTTLETYQQLAAIGVDIEKYDTTCPFVEKVWNKAAQIGQKNYTVVVHGKPSHEETRATFSHSKEAAPTVVVKNMAQAERLARYVTGEAKPEEFFTEFAGQYSEGFDPARDLQRIGVVNQTTMLASDTQGIADYLKRVMMTQYNLTDAADRIETIEDRFANTRDTLCYATNDNQDATYALLEYPADLAIVAGGYNSSNTSHIVDLCAEKLPTYFIESDQKILSPELIRHFDLSSKQEIVTEGYLPQQRPVTILLTCGASCPDAVVEGILNRLVGFFPDAKPVSAVMEAFQ, encoded by the coding sequence ATGAAATCATTCAACATCCCCGATTACTACCGCAGTACCATTATCACCCCTCTGAAAGAGTTTCGGCGGAAACGCGACAAACTGAAGCGTGACTTTACGCCGACATTGCTCGATTTCGGTCCGGTACGGTTTTATCTGGCCCGGCATTTTGGGTTCTGCTACGGGGTCGAAAACGCGGTCGAAATCGCCTACAAGGCCATCGACGAAAACCCCGGCCGCCGGATTTTTTTGTTGAGTGAGATGATTCACAACCCCGATGTCAACGCCGATTTGCTGAGCCGGGGGGTGCAGTTTCTGATGAGTACGAGTGGCGATCAGCTGATTCCGTTCAGCGAGCTTACCCCCGCCGACGTGGTCATTATTCCGGCGTTTGGCACCACGCTCGAAACCTATCAGCAATTGGCGGCCATTGGCGTCGACATTGAAAAATACGATACCACCTGTCCGTTTGTGGAAAAAGTGTGGAATAAAGCCGCCCAAATCGGCCAGAAGAATTACACCGTAGTAGTGCACGGTAAACCTTCACACGAAGAAACCCGCGCTACGTTCTCGCACAGCAAAGAAGCTGCCCCCACGGTGGTGGTCAAAAATATGGCGCAGGCCGAGCGACTTGCCCGCTACGTCACGGGCGAAGCCAAACCGGAGGAGTTCTTCACGGAGTTCGCCGGGCAGTATTCGGAGGGTTTCGACCCCGCCCGCGACCTGCAACGGATTGGCGTTGTGAACCAGACAACCATGCTCGCGTCGGATACGCAGGGGATTGCCGACTACCTGAAGCGGGTGATGATGACCCAATACAACCTGACCGATGCCGCCGACCGGATCGAAACGATTGAAGATCGATTTGCCAATACCCGCGATACGCTTTGCTACGCCACCAACGATAATCAGGACGCTACCTACGCTCTGCTCGAGTATCCGGCCGACTTGGCTATCGTGGCCGGGGGGTATAATTCGTCGAACACCTCGCATATTGTGGATCTGTGCGCCGAAAAACTGCCGACGTATTTCATCGAATCGGATCAGAAAATCCTGTCGCCAGAGCTGATTCGCCACTTCGACCTGAGCAGCAAGCAGGAAATTGTCACCGAAGGCTACCTGCCTCAGCAGCGGCCCGTTACTATCTTGCTCACTTGCGGAGCCTCCTGCCCCGACGCCGTGGTGGAGGGCATTCTGAACCGGCTCGTGGGCTTCTTCCCCGACGCCAAACCCGTCAGCGCCGTTATGGAAGCCTTTCAGTAG
- a CDS encoding glycoside hydrolase family 10 protein has protein sequence MPRFFRYLFLLSIVCFWAGCRPKRPVAPTRTPPAPVPKPAPKKPAPPVAVKPKPADTVAFEPLDQSVAPSPKREFRAVWIATIDNIDWPSKKGLPAEQQQAEYRALLDGQRQAGFNAVVVQVRAAADAFYAKSMEPWSEWLTGQQGLAPSPFYDPLEFMLEESHNRGMEFHAWLNLDRGTFSRRATIAPGHITTRKPEWFLSYGERKLFNLGMPVVRTYVASLVANIVRNYDVDGIHFDDYFYPYAVAGQTLRDDEAYRANYNGMSKNDWRRSNIDKLILEIRDSIYAVKPHVKFGVSPFGIWKNAASDPEGSPTSGGQAYYDLYADTRKWALEGWVDYMVPQIYFTHDHPRAPYRELVDWWTRNAGERHLYIGHGAYRVGKGGQREPSWNNPTQMPNQVRYARSMKPTLGSVYFSAKSLRDNPLGVRDSLQNNLYKYPALIPPMTWKDSLAPEPVRDLKATATPSGVELFWHEPAPAADGDRARYYVVYRFEGRQRQFRTDNPQYILTICQGESNTRFIDKTANPNKRYTYVVTAFDRLHNESRETALLVNPVVQNGK, from the coding sequence ATGCCCCGGTTCTTCCGTTATCTTTTCCTGCTTTCGATTGTTTGTTTTTGGGCGGGTTGTCGCCCCAAACGGCCTGTAGCGCCTACCCGGACGCCCCCGGCGCCGGTGCCCAAACCAGCCCCTAAAAAACCGGCTCCCCCCGTGGCTGTGAAACCCAAACCGGCCGATACGGTGGCTTTTGAGCCGCTCGATCAGAGCGTGGCCCCTTCGCCCAAACGCGAGTTTCGGGCCGTCTGGATTGCGACGATCGACAACATCGACTGGCCCAGTAAAAAAGGCTTACCTGCCGAACAGCAGCAGGCCGAGTACCGCGCGCTGCTCGACGGGCAGCGGCAGGCGGGGTTCAACGCCGTGGTGGTGCAGGTACGGGCTGCGGCCGATGCGTTCTACGCCAAAAGTATGGAACCCTGGTCGGAGTGGCTGACCGGGCAGCAGGGGCTGGCTCCCTCGCCTTTTTACGACCCACTGGAGTTTATGCTGGAGGAGTCGCACAACCGGGGCATGGAATTTCATGCCTGGCTCAACCTCGACCGGGGTACGTTTAGCCGCCGGGCTACCATTGCGCCCGGCCACATTACTACCCGCAAGCCGGAGTGGTTTTTGAGCTACGGCGAGCGTAAGCTGTTTAACCTCGGTATGCCGGTGGTGCGTACCTACGTGGCTTCGCTGGTGGCCAATATTGTCAGGAATTACGACGTCGATGGGATTCATTTCGACGATTATTTCTATCCTTATGCCGTAGCCGGGCAAACCCTGCGCGACGACGAGGCCTACCGGGCCAACTACAACGGGATGAGCAAAAACGACTGGCGTCGGTCGAATATCGACAAGCTCATTCTCGAAATCCGCGACTCGATTTATGCCGTAAAACCCCACGTCAAATTTGGGGTAAGTCCGTTTGGCATCTGGAAAAATGCCGCTTCGGACCCTGAGGGGTCGCCTACGTCGGGTGGACAGGCGTACTACGACCTCTACGCCGACACGCGCAAATGGGCCCTCGAAGGCTGGGTCGATTACATGGTGCCGCAGATTTACTTCACGCACGACCACCCGCGGGCACCCTACCGCGAACTGGTGGACTGGTGGACGCGCAACGCCGGCGAACGGCACCTCTACATCGGGCACGGAGCGTACCGGGTGGGCAAGGGTGGCCAACGCGAACCGTCGTGGAATAACCCCACGCAGATGCCCAATCAGGTGCGGTATGCCCGGTCCATGAAGCCAACGCTGGGGAGTGTGTATTTCAGTGCCAAATCACTGCGCGACAACCCGCTGGGTGTTCGCGATTCGTTGCAGAACAACCTGTACAAATACCCGGCTCTGATTCCGCCCATGACCTGGAAGGATAGCCTCGCGCCCGAACCGGTGCGCGACCTGAAAGCCACCGCGACGCCATCGGGCGTGGAGCTATTCTGGCACGAACCCGCCCCGGCTGCCGACGGCGACCGGGCCCGCTACTACGTGGTGTATCGGTTTGAGGGACGTCAGCGGCAGTTCCGTACCGATAATCCGCAGTATATTCTGACCATTTGCCAGGGCGAATCGAATACGCGGTTTATAGACAAAACGGCCAACCCGAACAAACGGTACACCTACGTCGTAACGGCGTTTGACCGGCTGCACAACGAGAGCCGCGAAACGGCTTTGCTGGTCAATCCGGTGGTGCAGAATGGGAAGTAG
- a CDS encoding tyrosine-type recombinase/integrase, with product MQSEIPDDWQFELTEHHHKPVILIRFPYDKEGLTLVRRLTGVRWSQSRRAWYVLDTPMYRQRFGLQTELAGKEVLSQIHPVNQPALERFIQTLQLKAYSPSTIRTYRNEFAQLLYLLKDKLVDDLTVDRLRDYFAYCINKLDLSENTLHSRINAVKFYFEKVLQRERFFMEIPRPKKRIILPNVLAINQIEKLFAQLENLKHKTMIYLAYSAGLRVSEVVNLKIKDIHSERMVINIRGAKGKKDRIVALSEGILELLRSYYTTYKPTDWLFEGQYAGEPYSARSLQSLFHRAKEAARIRQDVTFHSLRHSYATHLHEAGADIKLIQELLGHNDLKTTLRYTHVSQRTLERIKSPFDALNLKKG from the coding sequence ATGCAGAGTGAAATTCCTGATGATTGGCAATTTGAGTTGACAGAACATCATCACAAACCTGTTATTCTCATTCGATTTCCTTACGATAAGGAAGGGCTAACGCTTGTGCGGAGACTGACGGGTGTGCGTTGGAGCCAATCGCGCCGGGCTTGGTATGTGCTGGATACGCCTATGTATCGTCAACGGTTCGGCCTTCAGACGGAACTTGCCGGAAAAGAGGTACTCAGCCAAATTCATCCTGTTAATCAACCTGCCTTAGAGCGATTTATTCAGACACTTCAACTTAAAGCTTATAGTCCCAGCACAATACGGACCTATCGGAATGAGTTTGCTCAGTTGCTTTACTTGCTGAAAGATAAGTTGGTTGACGATCTGACCGTCGACCGTCTACGCGACTACTTCGCTTATTGCATCAATAAGCTCGATCTCTCAGAGAATACGCTGCATAGCCGAATCAATGCCGTAAAGTTTTACTTTGAGAAAGTACTTCAGAGGGAAAGGTTTTTCATGGAAATTCCTCGCCCTAAAAAACGAATAATTCTCCCAAATGTACTGGCTATTAACCAAATAGAGAAGCTCTTTGCACAATTGGAAAACCTCAAGCACAAGACCATGATTTATCTGGCCTACTCGGCCGGGTTACGGGTAAGTGAAGTGGTAAATTTGAAAATCAAGGATATCCATTCCGAACGAATGGTAATTAACATCAGAGGAGCAAAAGGCAAAAAAGACAGAATAGTAGCTCTTTCGGAAGGGATTCTGGAACTTCTACGCAGTTATTACACTACCTACAAACCGACCGACTGGCTTTTTGAAGGGCAATATGCCGGTGAGCCGTATAGCGCACGTAGCCTTCAAAGCCTGTTCCATCGGGCAAAAGAAGCGGCCCGAATCAGGCAGGATGTTACGTTTCATAGCCTGCGTCATAGTTACGCGACACATCTGCATGAAGCAGGTGCTGACATTAAACTCATCCAGGAACTGCTCGGCCACAACGATCTGAAAACAACCCTGCGCTATACGCACGTGAGTCAACGGACACTGGAAAGGATCAAAAGTCCATTCGATGCGTTGAACTTGAAGAAAGGCTAG
- a CDS encoding sialidase family protein, which yields MLRRSFLLLFVISGRLLAQSPKAELSREFVYEQAPFPSCHASTLAETPKGLVAAWFGGTHEKHPDVGIWVSRRTGQGWTPPVEVANGVQADGKRHPTWNPVLFQYPKGPLMLFYKVGPSPSTWWGMQMQSNDGGLTWSKPVRLPDDIPGPIKNKPVLLASGTLLSPSSSEDNGWRLHMETTSDMGKTWKRTPALNDGKTVGAIQPSVLFYPNGKLQLVARGTNGFVQSAWSDDNGSTWSPLENLALPNPNSGIDAVTLKDGRQLMVYNHVPTEAQKWGKRSPLNIALSSNGKDWTPVVELENERGEEFSYPAVIQTSDNKVHVMYTWKRKKIRHIVLDPAKL from the coding sequence ATGCTTCGTCGTTCGTTTCTGCTTCTCTTTGTTATTTCGGGCCGTTTGCTGGCTCAATCGCCCAAAGCCGAACTCAGCCGTGAGTTTGTGTACGAACAGGCACCATTCCCATCGTGCCATGCCTCTACCCTGGCCGAAACGCCCAAAGGGCTGGTGGCAGCCTGGTTTGGCGGCACCCACGAGAAACACCCCGACGTGGGTATCTGGGTAAGTCGGCGGACCGGGCAAGGCTGGACGCCCCCCGTTGAAGTGGCCAACGGCGTGCAGGCCGACGGCAAACGGCACCCGACCTGGAACCCGGTTCTGTTTCAGTACCCCAAAGGCCCGTTGATGCTGTTTTATAAGGTAGGCCCCAGCCCGAGTACCTGGTGGGGTATGCAAATGCAATCAAACGACGGTGGCCTTACCTGGTCGAAACCGGTGCGCCTGCCCGACGATATTCCCGGCCCCATCAAAAACAAGCCGGTGCTGCTGGCTTCGGGCACGTTGCTGAGCCCTTCCAGCTCGGAAGACAACGGCTGGCGTTTGCACATGGAAACCACCAGCGACATGGGCAAAACCTGGAAACGGACCCCTGCCCTGAACGACGGCAAAACGGTGGGGGCTATTCAACCGTCGGTGCTGTTCTACCCCAACGGCAAGCTTCAGCTGGTAGCGCGTGGCACCAACGGGTTTGTACAATCGGCCTGGTCGGATGATAACGGTTCCACCTGGAGTCCCCTCGAAAACCTCGCCCTACCCAACCCCAACTCAGGCATTGATGCCGTGACGCTCAAGGATGGTCGGCAACTGATGGTGTACAACCACGTACCGACCGAAGCTCAAAAGTGGGGCAAACGGTCGCCTTTGAACATAGCTCTTTCAAGCAACGGCAAAGACTGGACACCTGTGGTGGAACTCGAAAACGAGCGGGGCGAAGAGTTTTCGTACCCGGCCGTTATTCAGACGAGCGATAACAAAGTGCACGTGATGTACACCTGGAAACGCAAGAAAATCCGGCACATCGTTCTCGACCCGGCTAAGTTGTAA
- a CDS encoding TIGR03643 family protein, which produces MLTPEDIDRVIEMAWEDRTPFDAIEAQFGLTEQEVIKLMRQEMKPSSWRMWRARVQGRATKHAARSAADDHPFKANRQRQISHNRVSKR; this is translated from the coding sequence ATGCTTACCCCCGAAGATATTGACCGTGTTATCGAAATGGCCTGGGAAGACCGCACGCCCTTCGATGCTATCGAGGCTCAGTTTGGTCTTACCGAACAGGAGGTTATCAAGCTCATGCGGCAGGAAATGAAGCCCTCGTCGTGGCGTATGTGGCGGGCACGGGTGCAGGGCCGCGCCACCAAACACGCTGCTCGTTCGGCGGCTGACGATCACCCGTTTAAGGCCAATCGCCAACGGCAAATCAGCCACAATCGTGTGAGTAAGCGGTAA
- a CDS encoding single-stranded DNA-binding protein, producing the protein MRSLNKVTLIGNLGADPDFQQLDGNVAVAKFSLATTETFKDRNGQTQSNTDWHTVVLWRNLAELAHKYLQKGSLIYLEGKLKTRHYDDKDGNRRYVTEIIGEQLIMLDKKANVDAE; encoded by the coding sequence ATGCGAAGCCTGAATAAAGTGACCCTGATCGGCAACCTGGGTGCCGATCCTGATTTTCAGCAACTGGATGGCAATGTGGCCGTTGCCAAATTCTCACTAGCTACGACTGAAACGTTCAAAGACCGAAACGGCCAAACTCAGTCTAACACCGATTGGCATACAGTTGTGCTCTGGCGTAACCTCGCCGAGTTAGCTCATAAATACCTACAAAAGGGTAGTCTTATTTACTTGGAAGGGAAACTGAAAACCCGTCACTATGACGACAAGGATGGAAACCGACGTTACGTGACCGAAATAATAGGCGAGCAATTGATTATGCTGGACAAGAAAGCTAATGTCGATGCAGAGTGA
- a CDS encoding DUF2256 domain-containing protein: MKMRKKSDLPTKTCPVCKRPFTWRKKWERDWDNVVYCSDRCRREGR; the protein is encoded by the coding sequence ATGAAAATGCGGAAAAAGTCGGATTTACCGACCAAAACCTGCCCGGTTTGCAAGCGTCCTTTCACATGGCGTAAGAAATGGGAGCGCGACTGGGACAATGTGGTGTATTGCAGCGACCGTTGCCGCCGGGAAGGGCGCTGA
- a CDS encoding sacsin N-terminal ATP-binding-like domain-containing protein produces the protein MSKQTFIQDLCKENSTFSSPRQAEMVANLLDTVSSDIYSESQRFVFELIQNADDAAKDTNNVVHFDFLPNCLIVSHNGKPFDENDIISLTGAGASTKRADPTKTGYKGIGFKSVFGKSERVTIFSGDYQFRFDKSVHKTKLPWQIIPIWTEPKELASEIQNSISKNKFAVSTIIEIKKADALLKDLNELLSNGQILLFLRRVSKISVSNNGKTISSIEKKIINQDTSFNEVSLHKDGKEISSWLTKTFEKISISPETKEALKQDEKTPEKLKEADFTEISFAAKIEEGKLRPLKKEESLIFTYLPTKVADFEFPFLINGSFLTNAAREGLHEDRIWNQWLFKLTAEKILDWLEILAKGKFKFHILQLLPTKFSSVNNELKNSFDNSLERAAKEKTFVPSKSSKLQKPGEIIVDKTGLSDLTFIAPETVIDFINQKENTSFKTDSFVNSQLQRTDKLRSFGAKFFDAENLESFFLSPIFKDSHQPSENFALIEYFHKKAAKEESKEWNEKLKAIPFIYAKGNKLKSPQTVCFPSITFETEFGEGVTVIHSEVYPKIENNSKVKGWLELLGVKEPSDAAYLENEIIGNIENCIEKDNYLKVTRYIFNQHKKGLLSELHYDQLQDLKLFTTSKEFKAAKECYLSDFYEPSLKLQKVNEAGKYVSENYKQQEDLVSEWKTLFLKIGVSENISMIRIKTNINGNNGIEQSYFIQVGNEAKQGHSYPHLVGSSNSITLDKIRYSEFARDYKFSKVFWQQAIKTIDPDTVNQYAYMPWGYYGSQCVVKNYFHWSIQHSQIFPSTTKECLTADKLYINDKEITEIAGKYLPVFDYDEPLPEEWRTLLPFKDKLDLGDYLTVLEKIAEQTEEDEILRKYNRKKIGLIYNKLASLLPDFSEDKKKTISDWANENKLLSANGKFELANELKWIKIDGFSNASEKLKVIQLPENCETQAATFEELISLFDVQIIDKFTPTFESKKIDIDLHRKLQNILPYFVAIIERKQYADYTKEFERLFSLVSKAEFYNATSIKLSFTYQSETIEGESLTVFQEQNKLYFKGKWKSPITMFNLIPELSTLLQVSGLNDELRLLLELDESEITEWLTGLGYDLTVVKSKPEYQKAKQKIEIAPPKKLQLTTETASVVSEPDVEEGYEEEFEEVESNSFEPVSTPKEFDTSRISVTKKTFLNGNQVAEAKYSEIQSKEVREDVGIWSEEFVYEFLTKNKNNFSEIVWMNKDGESGMPYDFKVVENGTEKFIDVKGTPSRSKDVVYLSPNEWTFMFEKGNDYSIYRVYNAGQQTAKIEIIENPGDLLIRGKIFPSPITLQV, from the coding sequence ATGAGTAAACAAACTTTTATACAGGACTTATGTAAAGAGAATTCTACTTTCAGTTCGCCAAGGCAAGCTGAAATGGTTGCAAATTTACTTGACACCGTTTCAAGCGACATCTATTCAGAAAGCCAGCGATTCGTATTTGAGTTGATTCAAAATGCTGATGATGCAGCGAAGGACACAAACAATGTTGTTCATTTTGACTTTCTTCCTAATTGCTTAATTGTTTCTCACAACGGAAAACCTTTTGACGAAAACGATATTATTTCTCTCACAGGAGCAGGTGCAAGCACCAAGCGAGCAGACCCGACCAAGACAGGTTACAAAGGAATCGGTTTCAAATCTGTATTCGGAAAATCAGAACGAGTTACAATTTTTTCAGGCGACTATCAATTTCGCTTTGACAAGTCAGTTCATAAAACAAAACTTCCATGGCAGATAATTCCTATTTGGACAGAGCCAAAAGAATTAGCCAGTGAAATTCAAAACAGCATTTCAAAAAACAAGTTTGCTGTTTCTACCATCATTGAAATTAAGAAGGCAGATGCTTTGCTGAAGGACTTGAATGAATTATTAAGTAATGGACAAATACTCCTATTCCTAAGACGAGTTTCAAAGATTTCAGTTTCCAACAACGGAAAAACAATTTCTTCAATAGAGAAAAAAATAATCAATCAAGATACTTCATTCAATGAGGTTAGTTTGCATAAAGACGGAAAGGAAATTAGTTCATGGCTCACCAAAACATTTGAGAAGATTTCTATTTCCCCAGAAACGAAGGAAGCATTAAAGCAAGACGAGAAAACACCTGAAAAACTTAAAGAAGCGGACTTCACAGAAATATCTTTTGCTGCAAAGATTGAAGAAGGGAAATTAAGACCACTAAAAAAAGAAGAGAGTTTAATTTTTACTTATCTCCCTACCAAAGTTGCTGACTTTGAATTTCCGTTTTTAATTAATGGAAGTTTTCTAACCAACGCTGCAAGAGAAGGACTGCATGAAGATAGAATTTGGAATCAGTGGCTTTTCAAGCTGACTGCCGAAAAAATCCTTGATTGGTTAGAAATACTTGCAAAAGGGAAATTCAAATTTCACATTCTCCAGTTACTTCCAACCAAATTCAGTAGTGTAAATAATGAATTGAAGAACTCATTTGACAATTCATTAGAAAGAGCAGCGAAAGAAAAAACATTTGTTCCTTCAAAGAGTTCAAAACTCCAAAAGCCAGGAGAGATTATCGTTGACAAAACGGGACTTTCAGATTTGACTTTCATTGCTCCTGAAACAGTAATTGATTTCATCAATCAAAAAGAAAACACAAGTTTCAAGACGGATTCATTTGTAAACTCACAACTTCAACGAACTGACAAACTCCGTTCATTCGGTGCAAAATTTTTTGATGCAGAAAATCTTGAATCTTTTTTTCTCTCCCCTATTTTCAAAGACAGTCATCAACCTTCCGAAAATTTTGCACTCATAGAATACTTTCATAAAAAGGCAGCAAAGGAAGAAAGCAAAGAATGGAATGAAAAACTTAAAGCAATTCCATTCATTTATGCGAAAGGAAACAAATTAAAAAGTCCACAGACAGTTTGTTTCCCTTCGATAACTTTTGAAACTGAATTTGGTGAAGGCGTTACAGTAATTCACAGCGAAGTTTATCCGAAGATTGAAAACAACAGCAAGGTTAAAGGTTGGCTTGAGTTACTTGGAGTAAAAGAACCTTCTGATGCCGCCTACCTTGAAAATGAAATCATAGGCAATATTGAAAACTGCATTGAAAAAGACAATTACCTTAAAGTAACACGATACATTTTCAATCAGCATAAGAAAGGTTTACTAAGTGAGTTGCATTACGACCAACTTCAAGACCTTAAACTTTTTACAACGAGTAAAGAGTTCAAAGCAGCAAAAGAATGTTACCTATCTGACTTTTACGAACCTTCATTGAAATTGCAAAAGGTAAATGAAGCAGGAAAGTATGTTTCTGAAAATTATAAGCAGCAAGAAGATTTAGTCAGTGAATGGAAAACACTTTTCTTGAAAATTGGAGTCAGTGAAAACATTTCAATGATTCGGATTAAGACAAATATCAACGGCAACAATGGAATTGAGCAGAGTTATTTTATACAAGTTGGGAACGAGGCAAAACAAGGACACAGTTATCCTCACTTAGTCGGCTCATCAAATTCTATCACCCTTGATAAAATTCGCTATTCAGAATTTGCAAGAGATTACAAATTCTCAAAAGTATTCTGGCAACAAGCTATTAAAACGATTGACCCCGACACAGTGAATCAATACGCTTATATGCCTTGGGGATATTACGGCAGCCAGTGCGTTGTCAAGAATTATTTTCATTGGAGCATTCAGCACTCACAAATATTTCCTTCCACAACGAAGGAGTGCTTAACAGCAGACAAACTTTATATAAACGACAAAGAAATTACTGAAATAGCGGGAAAGTATCTTCCAGTTTTTGATTATGACGAACCATTGCCTGAAGAATGGAGAACTCTTTTGCCGTTCAAAGACAAATTAGATTTAGGCGATTACTTAACAGTGCTTGAAAAAATTGCAGAGCAGACAGAGGAGGATGAGATTCTAAGAAAATACAACCGAAAAAAAATCGGTTTGATTTACAACAAACTTGCTTCGCTGCTTCCGGACTTTTCAGAAGATAAAAAGAAAACCATTTCAGATTGGGCAAATGAAAACAAGTTGCTTTCAGCAAACGGAAAATTTGAGTTAGCAAACGAACTTAAATGGATAAAGATTGACGGCTTCTCAAACGCATCTGAAAAATTAAAAGTCATTCAACTTCCCGAAAATTGCGAAACACAAGCAGCGACATTTGAAGAATTGATTTCCCTTTTTGATGTTCAGATAATTGACAAGTTCACCCCAACATTTGAAAGTAAGAAAATAGATATTGACTTGCATCGCAAACTACAAAACATACTCCCTTACTTTGTTGCAATCATTGAGAGAAAACAATATGCCGACTACACAAAAGAATTTGAACGGCTTTTTTCTTTAGTGTCAAAAGCAGAGTTCTACAATGCGACTTCAATCAAACTTTCATTTACCTACCAGTCAGAAACTATTGAAGGTGAATCACTAACTGTTTTTCAAGAACAGAATAAACTCTACTTCAAAGGGAAATGGAAAAGCCCAATTACAATGTTCAATTTAATTCCTGAACTCTCAACATTGTTGCAGGTTTCGGGATTGAATGACGAGTTGCGACTTCTTTTAGAATTGGATGAATCAGAAATTACTGAATGGCTGACAGGACTTGGATATGATTTGACAGTAGTGAAATCAAAACCTGAATATCAAAAAGCGAAACAGAAAATTGAAATTGCTCCCCCAAAGAAGTTACAACTCACTACAGAAACTGCAAGTGTAGTTTCTGAACCTGATGTTGAGGAGGGATACGAGGAAGAATTTGAAGAAGTAGAATCAAATAGCTTTGAACCCGTTTCAACTCCCAAAGAGTTTGACACATCAAGAATATCTGTAACGAAGAAAACATTTCTCAATGGGAATCAGGTTGCCGAAGCGAAGTATTCAGAAATTCAAAGCAAAGAAGTGCGTGAAGATGTTGGAATTTGGAGTGAGGAATTTGTTTATGAGTTTCTCACAAAAAACAAAAACAATTTCTCTGAAATAGTTTGGATGAACAAAGACGGTGAAAGTGGAATGCCTTACGATTTTAAAGTTGTAGAGAATGGAACAGAAAAATTTATTGATGTAAAAGGAACTCCATCAAGAAGCAAGGATGTAGTTTATCTTTCTCCAAACGAGTGGACGTTTATGTTTGAAAAAGGAAATGATTATTCCATTTATAGAGTTTACAATGCGGGACAGCAGACAGCAAAGATTGAAATCATAGAAAACCCAGGCGACTTGTTGATTAGAGGGAAAATATTTCCTAGCCCTATTACATTACAAGTATGA
- a CDS encoding Lrp/AsnC family transcriptional regulator — protein sequence MSSSKLDQIDRKVLDILQDNAKITNAQLSKEIGLSPAPTLERVKKLETSGIIQSYHAKLDPERVGLGVTTFVMVTLVGHKKQVTDSFVAKVNTIPEIIECHHITGDGDFLLKVISKDINSYQKLMLEVINEIEEVANTKTMVILSTFKESKALPIP from the coding sequence ATGTCGAGTTCCAAATTAGATCAGATCGACCGCAAAGTCTTAGATATTCTTCAAGATAACGCCAAGATTACCAACGCTCAACTATCCAAAGAGATTGGTCTGTCTCCCGCTCCTACCCTCGAACGAGTCAAGAAACTAGAAACGTCTGGCATCATTCAGAGTTATCACGCCAAACTCGACCCCGAACGGGTAGGGCTGGGCGTTACGACATTTGTAATGGTCACCCTCGTGGGCCACAAAAAACAAGTGACCGACTCCTTTGTTGCCAAGGTCAATACAATTCCGGAAATCATTGAATGTCACCACATTACGGGTGATGGCGATTTCCTGCTCAAAGTGATTTCGAAAGACATCAACTCGTACCAGAAGCTGATGCTGGAAGTGATCAACGAAATCGAGGAAGTAGCCAACACCAAGACCATGGTGATCCTGAGCACATTCAAAGAGAGCAAGGCACTGCCTATTCCGTAA
- a CDS encoding flavin reductase family protein: MPRKLLKYKNYDVHSITTCTPETPDRPGRRNANIATWVMQTAMGGTHLVVALYEPDLTIELVRESGILNVNLLAEEQTGLIRKLGQQSGRDKDKFKNLPYAIDERGCPYLTEAIGYAQCRVIDRVPAGDHELFVCAVDKQVVLNPDKRVMTNHFIKEKKLVRG; this comes from the coding sequence ATGCCCCGTAAATTACTGAAATACAAGAATTACGACGTTCACTCGATAACCACCTGCACCCCCGAAACGCCCGACCGGCCCGGCCGACGGAATGCGAACATTGCTACCTGGGTGATGCAAACCGCTATGGGGGGCACGCATTTGGTGGTGGCCCTCTACGAACCTGACCTGACGATTGAGCTGGTGCGCGAAAGCGGTATTCTGAATGTAAACCTGCTGGCCGAAGAGCAGACCGGGCTAATTCGGAAACTGGGGCAGCAGAGCGGCCGGGATAAAGACAAGTTCAAAAACCTGCCCTACGCCATCGATGAACGCGGTTGCCCGTACCTGACCGAGGCCATCGGGTATGCTCAGTGCCGGGTGATTGACCGGGTACCGGCCGGCGACCACGAGCTGTTTGTATGCGCCGTTGACAAGCAGGTGGTGCTCAACCCCGACAAGCGGGTGATGACCAACCACTTTATTAAAGAAAAGAAGCTGGTGCGCGGCTGA